One Nicotiana tomentosiformis chromosome 4, ASM39032v3, whole genome shotgun sequence genomic window carries:
- the LOC104105746 gene encoding DNA repair RAD52-like protein 2, chloroplastic, which yields MLAHCTKSTFPSAEAYLTTLRFPNPRRRPAAELHFSALNNFPTRVSKLQVKALDRNNNNNSAGDGGSSKNAVSSSSNTNYVVPLDKSSSSCITRPLAEILRDLNKRIPDNIIKADDGDDHSTFIPWYHANRMLSFYAPGWCGEVRDVIFSDNGSVTVVYRVTIRGSDGEAHRESTGTVSPGNGPSTDLVAAAEEMAFCRACARFGLGLYLYH from the exons ATGCTTGCGCATTGCACAAAGTCCACCTTCCCATCGGCGGAAGCTTACCTAACAACTCTGCGGTTCCCAAATCCACGGCGGAGACCGGCGGCGGAACTTCATTTTAGTGCGCTCAACAATTTTCCTACTAGGGTATCGAAACTGCAAGTTAAGGCTTTGGAccgtaacaacaacaacaacagcgcCGGGGACGGCGGCTCTAGTAAGAACGCCGTTTCATCGTCTTCGAATACGAACTACGTGGTGCCGTTAGATAAGTCTTCATCCTCTTGCATTACTCGTCCTTTAGCTGAGATCTTACGTGACCTCAACAAGAGAATTCCTGATAACATCATTAAAGCTGATGATGGTGATGATCATTCCACCTTCATCCCCTG GTACCACGCGAACCGGATGTTGAGCTTCTATGCTCCAG GCTGGTGTGGAGAAGTGAGAGATGTTATTTTCTCAGATAATGGAAGTGTAACAGTTGTTTATCGTGTCACTATACGAGGATCAGATGGAGAG GCACACCGCGAATCAACTGGGACAGTATCACCAGGCAATGGTCCTAGCACAGATCTGGTTGCTGCTGCTGAGGAGATGGCATTTTGCAGAGCATGTGCTCGTTTTGGGCTTGGCTTATATCTGTATCATTAA
- the LOC104105748 gene encoding transcription initiation factor TFIID subunit 15, which yields MANYSGKGSPLNGSVYVCNLPLGTDEDMLAEYFGTIGVLKKDKRSGRPKIWLYRDKVTNEPKGDATVTYEDPHAALAAVEWFNNKDFHGSIIGVFIAESKNKDEASYVTGNQISDPNLSSGLDVLEEGSKDIDGGGGRGRGRGDASAKAWQQDGDWMCPNTSCSNVNFAFRGVCNRCGTARPAGGGGGGAGAAGRGRGRGSQEQGAPARAVGGPPGLFGPNDWSCPMCGNINWAKRNKCNICNTNKPGTNEGGVRGGRAGGYKELDEEEIEETRRRRREAEEDDGEMYDEFGNLKKKFRAKMQRAEAAQSLPPGVGRAGWEAEELGVADRDRKERSRERSRDYDERERSRHRSRSRERDRGRDRDRSYDYDRDREYGRDRDRERSRHRY from the exons ATGGCAAACTATTCAGGGAAAGGATCTCCACTAAATGGTTCTGTGTATGTCTGTAACTTGCCCCTTGGTACAGATGAAGATATGCTAGCTGAATATTTTGGCACGATAGGGGTGCTAAAG AAAGATAAACGAAGTGGTAGGCCTAAGATATGGTTATACCGTGATAAAGTTACAAATGAGCCCAAAGGAGATGCTACAGTCACATATGAAGACCCTCATGCTGCATTAGCTGCTGTTGAATGGTTCAATAACAAGGACTTTCATGGGTCAATAATTGGGGTATTTATTGCAGAGTCTAAGAACAAAGACGAGGCTTCCTATGTCACAGGGAATCAAATTAGTGACCCCAATCTGAGTAGTGGTCTCGATGTGCTGGAAGAAGGTTCCAAGGATATAGATGGAGGTGGTGGAAGAGGTAGGGGCAGGGGAGATGCTTCTGCAAAGGCATGGCAACAAGATGGTGACTGGATGTGTCCGAATACAAG TTGCTCTAATGTAAACTTCGCATTTCGTGGAGTTTGCAACCGTTGTGGAACTGCTCGACCtgctggtggtggtggtggtggggcTGGAGCTGCTGGTCGTGGTAGAGGACGTGGTAGCCAGGAGCAGGGAGCCCCTGCTCGTGCAGTAGGTGGTCCTCCAGGCCTATTTGGTCCAAATGATTGGTCTTGTCCGAT GTGTGGCAACATAAATTGGGCTAAGAGGAACAAATGTAACATCTGCAACACCAACAAACCTGGGACCAATGAGGGTGGTGTGAG AGGAGGACGTGCTGGAGGTTATAAAGAACTCGATGAAGAAGAAATAGAGGAAACTAGACGTCGGAGGAGAGAGGCTGAAGAA GATGATGGTGAGATGTATGATGAGTTTGGAAATCTGAAAAAGAAGTTTCGTGCTAAAATGCAGCGAGCAGAAGCAGCCCAGAGCCTCCCCCCTGGAGTAGGACGCGCTGGATGGGAAGCTGAGGAATTAG GTGTGGCTGACCGAGATAGAAAGGAGAGAAGCAGAGAAAGATCAAGAGATTATGATGAGAGAGAGAGATCTAGGCACCGGAGCAGAAGCAGAGAGAGGGATAGGGGAAGAGACAGAGACCGCTCCTACGACTATGATCGAGACAGAGAATATGGCCGTGACCGAGACCGTGAGCGGAGCAGGCATCGTTATTGA